A portion of the Deinococcus sp. Leaf326 genome contains these proteins:
- a CDS encoding YsnF/AvaK domain-containing protein, whose amino-acid sequence RMRARSQRGCDFDTPRLSRLGALFSSYAGATPETYRREAFQTPETLRLLEERLIVNKERFVAGSVSVGKRVETHQENVSVALQREEILIERRAITDARPVEGVVFGAREQTFQVDLEAERANVSKQAYVVEEVTVGKRAVTDTQTVTETVGREVLDVTKTGDVQVTTQGQSQKLHLHRTKKALPDARVWECXXHSLSGSAPAF is encoded by the coding sequence AGAATGCGGGCACGCTCCCAGAGAGGCTGTGACTTCGACACTCCCAGACTCTCGCGTCTGGGAGCGCTTTTTTCGTCTTATGCAGGTGCAACTCCTGAGACCTACCGCCGCGAGGCTTTCCAGACGCCAGAGACCCTTCGGTTGCTTGAAGAACGTCTGATCGTCAATAAGGAACGGTTCGTCGCGGGGAGCGTGAGTGTTGGCAAACGTGTCGAAACACATCAAGAAAACGTAAGTGTCGCCCTCCAACGGGAGGAGATCCTCATTGAGCGCCGTGCAATCACTGACGCACGTCCAGTCGAAGGGGTTGTGTTCGGTGCACGGGAACAGACCTTCCAGGTTGATCTGGAGGCAGAACGCGCCAATGTGAGTAAACAGGCGTATGTCGTCGAGGAAGTCACAGTGGGCAAGCGAGCGGTCACCGACACCCAGACTGTCACGGAGACGGTCGGTCGGGAAGTACTGGACGTAACGAAAACTGGTGATGTTCAGGTGACGACACAAGGTCAATCTCAGAAGTTGCACCTGCATAGGACGAAAAAAGCGCTCCCAGACGCGAGAGTCTGGGAGTGTCKAMGTCACAGCCTCTCTGGGAGCGCGCCCGCATTCTGA
- a CDS encoding GreA/GreB family elongation factor, which translates to MPAPSQLTARGFERLQQTLQREQVRLDEARDNVRDQLESNEAESLNLVEAQQQLATLEERMEELQELLATAQILEAPVGTHDVVQLGDVVLLTHLGSGKTQRVQLVTAAEAAGALGGVVQVSPDSPVGSKLQGGRVGNTITVSLKQDVLYRIEQIEAHVDR; encoded by the coding sequence ATGCCTGCCCCCTCCCAACTGACGGCCCGCGGCTTCGAGCGCCTCCAGCAAACGCTGCAGCGCGAACAGGTTCGCCTCGATGAAGCCCGAGATAACGTGCGTGACCAGCTCGAGTCCAACGAGGCTGAAAGCCTCAACCTCGTCGAAGCCCAACAGCAACTCGCCACGCTTGAAGAACGCATGGAGGAGCTTCAGGAACTGCTCGCCACCGCTCAGATCCTCGAGGCACCCGTTGGCACCCACGACGTGGTGCAGCTCGGCGACGTCGTGCTTCTGACCCATCTGGGCTCCGGCAAGACACAGCGCGTGCAGCTCGTCACTGCAGCTGAAGCCGCCGGCGCACTCGGCGGGGTCGTTCAGGTCAGTCCAGACAGTCCTGTCGGCTCCAAACTTCAGGGCGGCCGCGTCGGCAACACCATCACTGTGAGCCTGAAGCAGGACGTGCTGTACCGCATCGAGCAGATTGAGGCCCACGTCGACCGCTGA